In Mytilus trossulus isolate FHL-02 chromosome 6, PNRI_Mtr1.1.1.hap1, whole genome shotgun sequence, a single window of DNA contains:
- the LOC134722754 gene encoding organic cation transporter protein-like has product MSMSSVSEYLENTLEECGGLGRFQWLLIASIIGGKISITWTTLMMSFGGAIPDWSCQWGNETTILQNITIESKTCHPPQNYSDLECVRKVYDDSMHTVVNQWNLVCDRDWITQTFTTIQMGGLLVGGLIAGQVADIIGRKPAYFISMFFLLLFNLVAAFSSNWQMFAAFRFLIGLASGFYLSVFFVFVAEFMPRKYRSMIMAIPAWPIWAAAFGGVSYLIHDWKYLHIATAAVTAPFLFTWWFIPESFRWLVANDQIEKAEEVIRKIARINNAPVPDTSKLKMVVEKSISHNNKKYTYLDIFRNPDFLKKTILLAVSW; this is encoded by the exons ATGAG CATGTCCTCAGTAAGTGAATATTTGGAGAATACACTTGAGGAATGTGGAGGTCTCGGACGTTTTCAATGGCTTCTTATTGCCAGTATAATTGGAGggaaaatttcaataacatgGACAACATTAATGATGTCATTTGGTGGTGCTATACCGGATTGGTCATGTCAGTGGGGAAATGAAACGactatattacaaaatataactaTAGAATCAAAGACTTGTCATCCTCCACAAAATTACAGCGATCTTGAATGTGTCAGAAAGGTTTACGACGACTCCATGCATACAGTTGTAAATCAG TGGAACTTAGTATGCGACCGAGACTGGATAACTCAGACATTCACCACCATTCAAATGGGAGGACTGTTAGTAGGTGGTTTAATAGCTGGACAAGTGGCTGATATCATTGGACGGAAACCTGCATACTTTATATccatgtttttcttgttattattTAATCTCGTGGCAGCATTTTCATCGAACTGGCAAATGTTTGCCgcttttagatttttaattggCTTGGCAAGTGGGTTCTACTTGTCGGTGTTCTTCGTCTTTGTGGCAGAATTCATGCCACGGAAATATAGATCCATGATAATGGCAATCCCGGCATGGCCGATTTGGGCAGCAGCGTTTGGAGGAGTATCATACTTGATACATGATTGGAAATATCTACATATAGCCACTGCAGCTGTAACTGCTCCGTTTCTGTTTACCTGGTG GTTTATCCCAGAAAGTTTTAGATGGTTAGTTGCAAATGATCAAATTGAAAAGGCTGAGGAAGTTATCCGGAAAATAGCCCGTATCAACAATGCACCAGTACCAGACACATCCAAACTTAAAATGgtagtagaaaaatcaatatctcacaacaacaaaaagtatACATATCTGGATATATTTCGTAATCCTGACTTCCTAAAAAAGACCATACTATTAGCTGTTTCTTGGTAA